In Sphaerisporangium krabiense, the DNA window CCGGGCCCGGCGCGGTGGCGAGCTTGATCTGGTCCTTGCGGAGCAGGCCCACGCACAGCGCGTTCACCAGGGGGTTGCCGATGTAGCAGGGGTCGAACAGGACCTCGCCGCCGATGTTGGGCAGGCCGAGGCAGTTGCCGTAGGAGCTGATGCCCTCGACGACGCCCGGCAGCACCCGGCGCGTGTCGGGGGCGTCGAGCGCGCCGAACCGCAGGGAGTCCATGACGGCGATCGGGCGGGCGCCCATGGACATGATGTCGCGGACGATGCCGCCGACGCCGGTCGCCGCGCCCTGGTGGGGCTCGACGTACGACGGGTGGTTGTGCGACTCGATCTTGAAGGTGGCCGCCCAGCCGTCGCCGATGTCCACGACGCCGGCGTTCTCCCCCATGCCGACCAGCAGCGCGTCGGACTTGGGGGCCTTGGTCCCGAACTGGCGCAGGTGCACCTTGGAGGACTTGTAGGAGCAGTGCTCGCTCCACATGACCGAGTAGATGGCCAGCTCGGACGAGGTGGGCCTGCGGCCCAGGATCGCCCGCACCCGCTCGTACTCGTCGTGCTTCATGCCGAGCTCGGCGTACGGCTGCGGCTCGTCGGGGGTCTGCGCGGCCCGCTCGACTGAGTCGGTCATGTGTGCTCCTCGCGGCGCGCTCGTGGCGTCGGTCACAGGTTGACGAACCTCTTCAGGATCGAGGTGAAGAAACCTCGGCCGTCCACGCTGGGGGCTCCGGTGAGCTCCTCCACGGCGTGCTCGGGATGGGGCATCAGGCCCACGACGTTGCCGGCCTCGTTGGAGACGCCCGCGATGTCGTTGATCGAGCCGTTCGGGTTGCCGCCCAGGTAGCGGAACACGACCTGGCCGCCGGCCTCCAGCGCGGCGACGGTGGCCTCGTCGGCGACGTACCGGCCCTCGCCGTGCTTGACCGGCAGCAGGATCTCCTGGCCCGAGGTGTAGTCGCCGGTCCAGGCGGTGGCGGCGTTCTCCACGCGGATGCGCTGGTCGCGGCAGACGTAGTGCAGCCCCTCGTTGCGGGTGAGCGCGCCGGGCAGCAGGTGGGCCTCGCAGAGGATCTGGAAGCCGTTGCAGGTGCCGAGCACGGGAAGCCCCGCGCGGGCCGCGGGGATCAGCTCCTCCATCAGCGGCGCGAACCGGGAGATCGCCCCGCACCGCAGATAGTCGCCGTAGGAGAAACCGCCGGGCAGGAAGACGGCGTCCACACCCCGCAGGTCGCGGTCGGCGTGCCACAGTGGCACCGCCTCGGCGCCCGCGTGCCGGACGGCCCTGGCGGCGTCCTGGTCGTCAAGAGTGCCCGGGAATGTGACCACGCCCACACGGGCAGCGCTCATGGTTTCTAACCCCTCCACATGCGAACGCCGCGCCGACGTCTCACACACAATCGGACGGCGGTCTCGCGGCGGTACATTCAGGCTACCTGCCGACCGGGACGGGGAGCACCGGGTTACGGACGTACGGCGCGGCCCGCGGACGGGGGCGGCGTCGTTTTCGGCCGCCGGACGGGCGCGCGAGGAGGGGATGCCGATGCGAGTCCTGTGGCGGGCGGGGCGGTCAGACGGCGGCCAGCTCGCGGTCGTGCCGGGCCAGGAACTCCTCGTCCCAGTCCAGTTCCTTGCGCAGCAGGACGGTGGTGCCGCTGCCCGGGGTGATGTCGAAGAAGATCTCGTCGACCACCGACTGCATGATCAGGATGCCGCGCCCGTGCTCGGCGTCGCCCGCGGGGTACTGCCGGGGGACGGCTCCGATGCCGAGGCCGTTGTCGACGACGCGCAGCTCGCAGCGGCCCTGGCCGATGGCGGCGGTGACCTCGTAGCGCTTGGACGGCCCGCCGTGCCTGACGGCGTTGGCGCAGGCCTCGGAGGTCGCCAGGAGGACGTCGGACACGCAGTTCTCGCTGACGCCGATGCAGCGAAGGGTGTCCCCAAGCACCCGCCGGACCATCGGGATGCCTATGGCGTCCCGAGGCAAGGCCAACGAGAACTCAATATCCACCGGACCCCTCCGTGGTGCCGAAAGTCACGTTGGAGAGGTTTCCCCGATGAATCAGGGCTAACCGCAAAATCACGCTGTTGTTATTTACTGTTGGTCAGACGCTTGCTTTCTCGTCCACCCAAAGTTGCTTTTGCGGTGATTTGCGAAGCCTTGACAGCGCCCGCGCCGGGCTCCCTACGGCTCGACCCGCACAGCGTAGTCTTCGATCACCGTGTTGGCGAGCAGGGTTTCCGCCATCTTGCGGACATCCGAAAGCGCGGCCTCGTCGGCGGGGCCGTCCAGCTCCACCTCGAACCTCTTGCCCTGCCGCACCGCGGCGACCCCGGAGAAGCCGAGACGGGGAAGCGCCCGGGCGATCGCCTGCCCCTGCGGATCGAGGATCTCCGGCTTGAGCATGACATCGACGATGACCCGTGCCACGTGTTCCTCCCTGTTCGTGTCCGGCCGCACCAGCCTAACGGTGGCGGTGCGGCCGTCCGTCCGCCGGGCGGCTCCATCGGCCGTCGATCATCCGCCGCGTGTGCGACGAGGCGCATCGGGAACGGGAGAAGTGTGGATAAGACGGTGGTACCGCCTTGCGCAATGGCCTGTGAGGTCTGCCACGATGTCCCCAGGCGCATGCGTACCACCACCAGAAGGGACGCATGCGTGTCAACTGGCCGAACGTGGATGGCGACCCCATCGGCACGGCCCCGAACGCACAGGAGCGGCACGTGACATTCGACGCCTCTCATGGTGCCGAGGCACCGCCCGAACTCGTACAGCTGCTCACCCCCGAGGGCGAGCGCGTGCACCACCCCGTCTATGACATCGATCTCACCGCAGAAGAGGTGCGCGCGCTGTACCGCGACCTCGTGCTCGTACGACGCGTCGACATGGAGGCCGTGGCCCTGCAACGACAGGGAGAACTGGGCATCTGGGCGTCCCTGCTCGGCCAGGAGGCCGCCCAGATCGGGTCGGGCCGTGCCCTGACCGACGCCGACATGGCGTTCCCCACCTACCGCGAGCACGGCGTGGCCTGGTGCCGCGGCGTCGACCCGGTGAACCTGCTCGGGCTGTTCCGGGGCGTCAACCACGGCGGCTGGGACCCCGCGGAGCACAACTTCCACCTCTACACGATCGTCATCGGCAGCCAGACCCTCCACGCGGTCGGGTACGCGATGGGGATCCAGCGCGACGGCGCCGAGGCCGCGTCCATCGTCTACTTCGGCGACGGCGCGACCTCCCAGGGCGACGTCAACGAGGCGTTCATCTGGGCGTCGGTGTTCAACGCGCCGATCGTGTTCTTCTGCCAGAACAACCAGTGGGCCATCTCCGAGCCGCTGGAGAAGCAGTCGCGGATCCCCCTGTACCGGCGCGCCAGCGGTTTCGGCTTCCCCGGAGTCCGCGTGGACGGCAACGACGTCTTCGCCTGCCTCGCGGTCACCCGCCAGGCGCTCAAGAACGCCCGCGAAGGCCAGGGCCCCACCCTGGTCGAGGCGTTCACCTACCGCATGGGCGCCCACACCACCTCCGACGACCCGACACGGTACCGGGTCGCCGGCGAGCTGGAGGCGTGGAAGCTCAAGGACCCGATCGAGCGCGTGAAGGCCTACCTGTTCAAAAACCAGCTCGCGGACCAGGACTTCTTCGACAAGGTCGACGCCGAGGCCACGGACCTCGGCCGCGACGTGCGCAAACGTTGCCTGGAAATGCCCGATCCCCATCCCTTGGAAATGTTCGATCACGTGTATGCCGAGCCGCACTCCCTGCTGACAGAAGAGCGGGAGCAGTACGCCGCCTATCTCGCGACCTTCGAGGGAGGCGTGCGATGAGCACCCTCACCCTCGCCAAGGCGATCAACGAAGGGCTGCGCGCCGCCATGGAGGAGGACCCGAAGGTCCTCATCATGGGAGAGGACGTCGGCAAGCTCGGCGGAGTCTTCCGGGTGACCGACGGCCTCCAGAAGGACTTCGGCGAGAGCCGCGTCATCGACACCCCGCTGGCCGAGTCCGGGATCATCGGCACGGCCATCGGGCTGGCGCTGCGCGGCTACCGCCCGGTCTGCGAGATCCAGTTCGACGGCTTCGTCTTCCCCGCGGCCGACCAGATCATCACGCAGCTCGCCAAGATGCCCCTGCGCTCGCTCGGCAAGCTCAAGCTCCCCGTCGTCGTGCGCATCCCCTGCGGCGGCGGCATCGGCGCCGTCGAGCACCACAGCGAGTCCCCCGAGGCGTACTTCACCCACACCGGCGGCCTGCGCGTCGTCGCCTGCTCCAACCCCGCCGACGCCTACCACATGATC includes these proteins:
- the purS gene encoding phosphoribosylformylglycinamidine synthase subunit PurS — protein: MARVIVDVMLKPEILDPQGQAIARALPRLGFSGVAAVRQGKRFEVELDGPADEAALSDVRKMAETLLANTVIEDYAVRVEP
- the purQ gene encoding phosphoribosylformylglycinamidine synthase subunit PurQ, encoding MSAARVGVVTFPGTLDDQDAARAVRHAGAEAVPLWHADRDLRGVDAVFLPGGFSYGDYLRCGAISRFAPLMEELIPAARAGLPVLGTCNGFQILCEAHLLPGALTRNEGLHYVCRDQRIRVENAATAWTGDYTSGQEILLPVKHGEGRYVADEATVAALEAGGQVVFRYLGGNPNGSINDIAGVSNEAGNVVGLMPHPEHAVEELTGAPSVDGRGFFTSILKRFVNL
- the pdhA gene encoding pyruvate dehydrogenase (acetyl-transferring) E1 component subunit alpha, with the translated sequence MTFDASHGAEAPPELVQLLTPEGERVHHPVYDIDLTAEEVRALYRDLVLVRRVDMEAVALQRQGELGIWASLLGQEAAQIGSGRALTDADMAFPTYREHGVAWCRGVDPVNLLGLFRGVNHGGWDPAEHNFHLYTIVIGSQTLHAVGYAMGIQRDGAEAASIVYFGDGATSQGDVNEAFIWASVFNAPIVFFCQNNQWAISEPLEKQSRIPLYRRASGFGFPGVRVDGNDVFACLAVTRQALKNAREGQGPTLVEAFTYRMGAHTTSDDPTRYRVAGELEAWKLKDPIERVKAYLFKNQLADQDFFDKVDAEATDLGRDVRKRCLEMPDPHPLEMFDHVYAEPHSLLTEEREQYAAYLATFEGGVR
- a CDS encoding ATP-binding protein, whose protein sequence is MVRRVLGDTLRCIGVSENCVSDVLLATSEACANAVRHGGPSKRYEVTAAIGQGRCELRVVDNGLGIGAVPRQYPAGDAEHGRGILIMQSVVDEIFFDITPGSGTTVLLRKELDWDEEFLARHDRELAAV